Proteins from a genomic interval of Acidobacteriota bacterium:
- a CDS encoding aldo/keto reductase, which translates to MQLRQLGNSDLKITPVGIGAWAMGGPDWAFSWSAQDDRDSIAAIHAALDAGINWIDTAPVYGLGHSEEVVAQALAGRAAKPYVFTKCGRVWSAARQIGKSLQAASIRQECEASLCRLRADVIDLYQIHWPEPDEQVEEGWAACTKLQAEGKVRWIGVSNFNVSQLQRAQAIAPITSLQPPYSLIRREYEPEVLPYALTENIGVLAYSPMGSGLLTGAMTRARIAGLAADDWRARSPQFQEPLLTRNLALAGKLQEIAARHGRTAGEAAIAWTLNNPAVTGAIVGVRSAEQVAGIRGALEFRLSVDEVSELENLG; encoded by the coding sequence ATGCAACTTCGCCAACTTGGCAATAGTGATCTGAAAATTACGCCCGTCGGCATCGGCGCCTGGGCGATGGGCGGCCCGGATTGGGCTTTCTCTTGGAGCGCACAGGATGACCGCGATTCCATTGCCGCCATTCACGCCGCACTCGACGCGGGCATCAACTGGATTGATACCGCGCCGGTTTACGGACTCGGTCATTCGGAAGAAGTCGTCGCGCAAGCCCTGGCAGGGCGCGCGGCCAAGCCTTATGTCTTCACCAAATGCGGGCGCGTCTGGAGCGCGGCGCGCCAGATCGGCAAATCATTGCAAGCCGCTTCGATCCGCCAGGAATGCGAGGCGAGTCTGTGCCGGTTGCGCGCGGACGTGATTGACCTCTATCAAATTCACTGGCCGGAACCGGATGAACAAGTGGAAGAAGGCTGGGCCGCCTGCACCAAGCTGCAAGCGGAAGGCAAAGTGCGCTGGATCGGCGTTTCAAATTTCAACGTCAGCCAGTTGCAACGCGCCCAGGCCATTGCGCCGATCACTTCCCTGCAACCGCCCTATTCGCTGATTCGCCGCGAATACGAACCTGAGGTATTGCCTTACGCCCTGACCGAAAACATCGGCGTGCTGGCCTATTCACCGATGGGTTCGGGCTTGCTGACGGGCGCAATGACGCGCGCACGTATTGCCGGGCTGGCGGCTGACGATTGGCGCGCGCGCAGCCCGCAGTTTCAAGAACCGCTGCTGACACGCAATCTGGCGTTGGCCGGCAAGCTGCAAGAGATTGCCGCGCGGCATGGGCGCACGGCGGGCGAAGCGGCGATTGCCTGGACGTTGAACAACCCGGCGGTGACTGGCGCAATTGTCGGCGTGCGTAGCGCCGAACAAGTGGCGGGCATTCGGGGCGCGCTGGAATTTCGCTTGAGCGTGGATGAAGTCAGTGAGCTTGAAAATCTGGGTTGA
- a CDS encoding tetratricopeptide repeat protein encodes MFADFVFEEELEELRAEALRWWERGHAAQQAGRLAEALELYTHSLEIHPTAEAYTFRGWAYSFQGDLDAAIAECHKAIETDPDYGNPYNDIGAYLIQQANYFDAIPWLRRAFDARRYECPFYPRFNLARVYEKLGDEMRAMNLYKEAYELNHNYKQALLAFRRLQTKLN; translated from the coding sequence ATGTTTGCTGATTTTGTTTTTGAAGAAGAACTGGAAGAGTTACGCGCCGAAGCGTTGCGCTGGTGGGAGCGCGGCCATGCGGCGCAACAAGCAGGCCGCCTGGCCGAAGCGCTTGAACTTTACACGCACTCCCTCGAAATCCATCCGACCGCCGAGGCCTATACGTTTCGCGGCTGGGCTTACAGTTTTCAAGGCGACCTCGACGCCGCCATCGCCGAATGCCACAAAGCCATTGAGACTGACCCGGATTACGGCAACCCTTACAACGACATTGGCGCGTATCTGATTCAGCAGGCCAATTACTTCGACGCGATTCCCTGGTTGCGCCGAGCCTTTGACGCGCGCCGCTATGAATGCCCGTTTTATCCGCGCTTCAATTTGGCGCGGGTGTATGAAAAGCTCGGCGATGAGATGCGGGCCATGAACTTGTACAAAGAAGCCTACGAGTTGAACCACAATTACAAACAAGCCTTGCTGGCGTTCCGGCGCTTGCAGACCAAGCTGAATTGA
- the hemB gene encoding porphobilinogen synthase has product MTERLMRLRAHRHLRDLCAETEFNRAQLIQPLFIVEGLAHDEPITGLRGTARQSIESAVRQVASDLEAGVTQFILFPVPGEKRADGFSHTFAQAAISALKTRFGRDLCLWIDTCLCSSTTTGHCAVLEGEQINLNKTLNALAQAALAFAQAGADGISPSDMMDGRVARIRATLDENGFALTPVMSYSTKFASNFYGPFREAADSAPQFGDRRHYQLDPRMRSAALAASERCAAEGADLLMVKPGLTSLDLIRPIRKRTGKQVGAYQVSGEYAGLSLLAEHGLLNFDAALLETWHVFKRAGAQFIITYGARYAKRLGIAT; this is encoded by the coding sequence ATGACCGAACGACTGATGCGCTTACGCGCCCACCGCCACCTCCGCGACCTGTGCGCTGAAACCGAATTCAACCGCGCACAATTGATTCAACCGCTCTTCATCGTTGAGGGCCTGGCGCACGACGAACCGATCACAGGCCTGCGCGGCACGGCGCGGCAATCCATTGAATCCGCCGTGCGCCAGGTCGCAAGCGATCTTGAAGCAGGTGTCACACAATTCATTCTGTTTCCCGTGCCGGGTGAAAAACGCGCGGATGGCTTCTCGCATACGTTTGCCCAAGCGGCGATCAGTGCGCTCAAAACGCGCTTCGGACGCGACCTGTGTTTGTGGATAGACACCTGCCTTTGCTCTTCCACCACGACCGGGCATTGCGCCGTGCTGGAAGGCGAACAGATCAATTTGAACAAAACGCTCAACGCCCTGGCGCAAGCGGCGCTGGCCTTTGCGCAAGCGGGCGCGGACGGCATCAGCCCGAGCGATATGATGGATGGCCGCGTCGCCCGCATTCGCGCAACCCTGGATGAAAACGGCTTTGCGCTGACACCGGTGATGAGTTACAGCACCAAATTCGCCAGCAATTTTTATGGCCCTTTTCGCGAAGCCGCTGACTCAGCGCCGCAATTCGGCGACCGGCGGCATTACCAACTCGATCCGCGCATGCGCAGCGCCGCATTAGCCGCGAGCGAGCGTTGCGCGGCAGAGGGCGCAGACCTGCTGATGGTCAAGCCCGGTCTAACCTCGCTCGATTTGATTCGCCCGATTCGCAAACGCACGGGCAAGCAGGTCGGCGCATATCAGGTCAGCGGCGAATACGCGGGGCTGTCACTGTTGGCCGAGCACGGCTTGCTCAACTTTGACGCGGCGCTGCTGGAAACCTGGCACGTCTTCAAACGCGCGGGCGCGCAATTCATCATCACGTATGGCGCACGCTATGCGAAGCGTTTGGGCATCGCCACGTAA
- a CDS encoding glutamate-1-semialdehyde 2,1-aminomutase — protein sequence MVDQTSAQYFARALQVAPGGVHSPVRAFKSVGGTPVFFQSAQGALLTSVEGREYIDFCQSFGPLLLGHRDPDVSAEVHAAIETAWSFGACEPYSLALAEWITARLPWVEKLRFVSSGTEAVMSALRVARAATGRQRVLKFEGCYHGHADALLVKAGSGLAGVAASTSAGVSEAVASETLVAPLDDDAALEEVFATYGHEIAVVVIEPLPANYGLLLQRPEFLSRLAQLARQHGALLLFDEVISGFRVARGGMVEMLGLTPDLVCYGKIIGGGFPVGCYGGRRALLDLVAPSGPVYQAGTLSANPVGMRAGLATLQKAEHLNVWAQLETKTAQFCAWLNGQFSERSLPYEMTYAASLFWLRGQTAAPIRSIAQIPAEHSAKFARIFHAALAHGVYLAPSGYEVGFVSLAHTDALLERAAQVLLEAVSAAQA from the coding sequence ATGGTTGATCAAACTTCAGCACAGTACTTCGCCCGCGCGTTGCAGGTTGCGCCCGGCGGCGTGCATTCGCCCGTGCGCGCCTTCAAAAGCGTCGGCGGCACGCCCGTCTTTTTCCAAAGCGCACAAGGCGCACTGCTCACATCGGTCGAAGGCCGCGAATACATTGATTTTTGCCAGAGCTTCGGGCCGCTGCTGCTGGGACATCGCGACCCCGACGTGAGCGCCGAAGTGCACGCCGCGATTGAGACGGCATGGAGTTTCGGCGCGTGCGAACCCTATTCGCTGGCGCTGGCCGAATGGATTACGGCGCGCTTGCCATGGGTAGAAAAGCTGCGCTTTGTTTCTTCCGGCACCGAAGCCGTGATGAGCGCCTTGCGCGTGGCGCGCGCCGCCACGGGCCGCCAGCGCGTGCTGAAGTTTGAAGGCTGCTATCACGGCCACGCGGACGCCTTGCTGGTCAAAGCGGGCAGCGGTCTGGCGGGCGTGGCGGCCAGCACGAGCGCGGGCGTATCCGAAGCCGTCGCCAGCGAGACGCTGGTCGCGCCGCTCGATGATGACGCGGCACTGGAAGAAGTCTTTGCCACCTACGGCCACGAGATCGCGGTCGTGGTTATCGAACCACTGCCGGCCAATTATGGCTTGCTGCTGCAACGGCCTGAATTTCTGAGCAGGCTCGCGCAACTCGCACGGCAGCATGGCGCGCTGTTGTTGTTTGATGAAGTCATCTCCGGCTTTCGCGTGGCGCGCGGCGGCATGGTTGAAATGCTGGGCCTCACACCCGATCTGGTTTGTTACGGCAAGATCATCGGCGGCGGTTTCCCGGTGGGCTGTTATGGCGGGCGGCGCGCTTTGCTCGACCTCGTGGCGCCGAGCGGGCCGGTCTATCAGGCGGGCACATTGAGCGCGAATCCGGTCGGCATGCGCGCGGGCTTGGCGACGCTGCAAAAAGCTGAGCACCTCAACGTGTGGGCGCAGTTGGAAACAAAGACCGCGCAATTTTGCGCTTGGCTCAACGGGCAATTCAGCGAACGCAGTTTGCCATACGAGATGACATACGCGGCTTCGTTGTTCTGGCTGCGGGGGCAAACGGCTGCGCCGATTCGCAGCATCGCGCAGATTCCAGCCGAACACAGCGCCAAGTTCGCGCGCATCTTTCACGCGGCCCTGGCCCACGGCGTTTATCTTGCGCCGAGCGGTTATGAAGTCGGGTTCGTTTCGCTGGCGCATACAGACGCCTTGCTGGAACGCGCCGCGCAAGTTTTGCTGGAGGCCGTCAGCGCCGCGCAGGCGTAA
- a CDS encoding insulinase family protein — translation MWVKQQFDLRKTTLDNGLVVLSEQMQHTRAVSFGVFLRTGSRYETAEQNGLTHFLEHALFKGTRKRSALQIAKDADVLGGNLNAFTGREIVGFHNEVVDEDLLGGFELLADLVTAPAFDPAELDKERNVILEEIKMTEDTPDDILFDVFFENFYPNHPLGRRVLGTPETVATFRDERVASYYEDLFSPENVVLAAAGNLKHEQVLELAQQYFGALSKRHAAVPATAPPPTPHITLRRKKELEQSHLVLGVPCPSLLSEEFYTTGLLTMILGSGMSSRLFQSVREERGLVYDVYASANQFQDTGFFQIYAGTSPDRLTETINAIMAELKRLKNEPVSADELQRTRGRMRASLILSLEDSGSRLSAMAGNEIVERRFIPLEETVARIEAVTAEDVQRLAQELFRPEAFAVTALGNLKGFKFKRAQLEC, via the coding sequence ATGTGGGTAAAGCAGCAATTCGATCTTCGGAAAACAACGCTCGACAACGGGCTGGTCGTGCTTTCAGAGCAGATGCAGCACACGCGCGCGGTCAGCTTCGGCGTTTTTTTGCGCACCGGTTCGCGCTACGAAACCGCCGAGCAGAACGGGCTAACGCACTTTCTGGAACACGCCCTCTTCAAAGGCACGCGCAAACGCTCGGCCTTGCAGATTGCCAAGGACGCCGACGTGCTGGGTGGCAATCTGAACGCCTTCACGGGCCGCGAGATCGTCGGCTTTCACAACGAGGTCGTGGACGAAGACTTGTTGGGCGGTTTTGAATTGCTGGCCGATCTGGTGACCGCGCCCGCCTTCGATCCCGCCGAACTGGACAAGGAACGCAACGTCATCCTCGAAGAAATCAAGATGACCGAAGACACGCCGGACGACATTCTGTTTGACGTGTTCTTCGAGAATTTCTACCCCAATCATCCGCTGGGCCGCCGTGTATTGGGCACGCCCGAAACCGTGGCGACATTCCGCGATGAGCGGGTCGCCAGTTATTACGAGGATTTGTTCAGCCCGGAAAACGTCGTCTTGGCCGCCGCCGGCAATCTCAAACACGAACAGGTGCTGGAACTGGCCCAGCAGTATTTTGGCGCCTTGTCTAAGCGCCACGCCGCCGTGCCCGCGACCGCGCCGCCGCCCACGCCGCACATCACCTTGCGCCGCAAGAAAGAACTGGAGCAATCGCATCTGGTGCTGGGTGTGCCGTGCCCGTCGTTGCTGAGCGAAGAGTTTTACACGACCGGCTTGCTGACAATGATTCTGGGCAGCGGCATGAGTTCTCGTCTGTTTCAATCGGTGCGCGAAGAGCGCGGCCTGGTTTATGACGTGTATGCTTCGGCCAATCAGTTTCAGGACACGGGCTTCTTTCAGATTTACGCAGGCACCTCGCCCGACCGGCTGACCGAGACGATCAACGCGATCATGGCCGAGTTGAAACGCTTGAAAAACGAACCCGTCAGCGCCGATGAATTGCAACGCACGCGCGGCCGGATGCGCGCCTCGCTGATTTTGAGCCTGGAAGATTCCGGCTCGCGCTTGAGCGCGATGGCCGGTAACGAGATCGTCGAACGCCGCTTCATCCCGCTGGAAGAAACCGTCGCGCGCATCGAAGCCGTCACCGCCGAAGACGTACAGCGACTGGCGCAAGAGCTGTTTCGGCCTGAAGCCTTTGCAGTCACGGCATTGGGCAATCTGAAAGGCTTCAAGTTCAAACGCGCGCAGCTTGAATGCTGA
- a CDS encoding zinc ribbon domain-containing protein has translation MYCPNCAAQVDGMKFCRKCGANVSLVPQALTGQLPTAPPAEPLIGLVYDRRGRRRHNRPLSMESAGKEFFGGLGFLFLSLAIWQFFPGGKWWWFWMLIPAFGAMGKGIGQYLSLREQPRQFAPPPSYNVPVPMPPASPQPQLPVPTTSELKLPEQAVGAPQSITEHTTRHLDAAPRRESERT, from the coding sequence ATGTATTGCCCAAACTGTGCCGCTCAAGTGGATGGCATGAAGTTTTGCCGCAAGTGCGGCGCGAATGTCAGTCTGGTGCCACAGGCTTTGACCGGCCAATTGCCGACCGCGCCCCCAGCCGAACCGTTGATCGGTTTAGTGTATGACCGCCGGGGTCGCCGTCGGCACAATCGGCCATTGAGTATGGAAAGCGCCGGCAAAGAGTTTTTCGGCGGCCTGGGGTTTTTATTCTTGTCACTGGCGATTTGGCAATTTTTCCCAGGGGGCAAATGGTGGTGGTTCTGGATGCTGATTCCGGCTTTCGGCGCAATGGGCAAGGGGATTGGCCAGTATCTTTCCTTGCGAGAGCAACCACGCCAATTTGCGCCGCCGCCCAGCTATAACGTCCCCGTACCCATGCCGCCTGCCTCTCCGCAACCGCAACTCCCTGTGCCCACCACTTCCGAACTCAAGCTGCCCGAACAAGCTGTGGGCGCACCGCAAAGCATCACCGAACACACCACCCGCCACCTGGACGCCGCCCCGCGCCGTGAGTCTGAGCGCACTTGA
- a CDS encoding glucosamine-6-phosphate deaminase, with protein sequence MEIPITGLLHQFRADQLNVYVYETRAQMGAAAAAAVAAELRRLIRERQRAIGIFAAAPSQNEFLAALVATPDIEWTGVIAFHLDEYLGLDEEAPQSFRHYLIERLVKRVPLAEFHGLRGEAANPAAVCANYAALLAFKPPDFAALGIGENGHLAFNDPPVCDFNDPETVKIVELDEACRQQQVNDGCFPTLDAVPRRALTLTIPTLMACAKLFLSVPGPRKQQAVKKTLQGPITTGCPASILRMHKDAHLFLDQEAATLAL encoded by the coding sequence ATGGAAATTCCGATCACCGGTTTACTGCATCAGTTTCGCGCGGATCAATTGAATGTTTACGTTTATGAAACTCGTGCGCAAATGGGCGCGGCGGCGGCGGCGGCGGTCGCGGCTGAATTGCGCCGGTTGATTCGGGAGCGCCAACGCGCCATCGGCATTTTTGCTGCGGCACCGTCGCAGAACGAGTTTCTGGCTGCGTTGGTCGCCACGCCGGACATCGAATGGACGGGCGTGATCGCCTTTCATCTGGACGAATATCTGGGTTTGGATGAAGAGGCGCCACAATCCTTCCGCCACTATTTGATTGAGCGGCTGGTCAAGCGCGTGCCGCTGGCTGAATTCCACGGTTTGCGCGGCGAGGCGGCCAATCCGGCGGCGGTTTGCGCCAATTACGCGGCGCTGCTGGCCTTCAAACCGCCCGATTTCGCAGCGCTGGGCATCGGCGAAAACGGCCACTTGGCGTTTAACGATCCGCCTGTCTGTGATTTCAATGATCCCGAAACAGTGAAGATTGTCGAACTGGATGAAGCTTGCCGCCAACAGCAAGTGAATGATGGCTGCTTCCCCACGTTGGACGCTGTGCCGCGCCGCGCCTTGACGCTGACGATTCCGACGTTGATGGCCTGCGCGAAACTGTTCCTGAGTGTGCCGGGGCCGCGCAAGCAACAAGCCGTCAAGAAAACGTTGCAAGGGCCGATCACGACGGGCTGCCCGGCTTCGATCCTGCGTATGCACAAAGATGCGCATCTGTTTTTGGATCAGGAAGCCGCGACGTTGGCGCTGTGA
- the hemN gene encoding oxygen-independent coproporphyrinogen III oxidase, translating to MNDLFAKYDIPAPRYTSYPTVPFWSESPTTEQWLQELESALQDERATWAIYLHLPFCETLCTFCACNTVITRDHGREETYLELLRREWSLYRERLPQLAARPLRQLHLGGGSPNFFAPENLKRMLTPLLTETQLDKEHFDASLEVDPRHTTLEQLRTLAELGFTGISLGVQDFNEEVQKLVNRHQPFVLTQRLTEQARALGYTSVNYDLIYGLPRQTLASIAATIRQTIELRPDRIALYSFALVPWIKPTQRGYKDEDLPTADEKRALYELARQMLLDAGYLEIGLDHFALPHDALSVAQRGNGLHRNFMGYTEARTNVLLGMGVSAISETPTCFHQNEKAFPVYERRLQAGELPTLRGHLLNAEDQARREQILQFMTQFKVVLTEEQEAAAPQFLQPLFEDGLVELHARELRLTERGRPFLRNATMFFDERLRRRRPQTRTCSQAL from the coding sequence ATGAACGATCTATTTGCCAAATACGACATCCCCGCGCCGCGCTACACCAGCTATCCGACCGTGCCGTTTTGGAGCGAATCCCCGACGACCGAACAATGGTTGCAGGAATTGGAAAGCGCCTTGCAAGACGAACGCGCGACGTGGGCCATTTATTTGCACCTGCCTTTTTGCGAAACGCTGTGCACCTTTTGCGCTTGCAACACCGTCATCACGCGCGATCACGGACGCGAGGAAACTTACCTTGAACTGTTGCGGCGCGAATGGTCGCTTTATCGCGAACGCTTGCCGCAATTGGCCGCGCGCCCGTTGCGGCAATTACATCTGGGCGGCGGTTCGCCCAATTTCTTTGCGCCTGAAAACCTCAAGCGCATGCTGACGCCGCTGCTGACCGAAACGCAGTTGGACAAAGAGCATTTCGACGCTTCGCTTGAAGTTGATCCACGCCACACGACGCTTGAGCAGTTGCGCACGCTGGCCGAACTCGGCTTCACGGGCATTTCACTCGGCGTGCAGGACTTCAACGAAGAGGTGCAAAAGCTGGTCAATCGCCACCAGCCGTTCGTGCTGACGCAACGCCTGACCGAACAAGCGCGCGCGTTGGGCTACACGTCCGTCAATTACGATTTGATCTACGGCCTGCCGCGCCAGACCTTGGCGAGCATTGCAGCGACAATCCGGCAAACCATCGAGTTACGCCCCGACCGCATCGCGCTTTACAGCTTCGCGCTGGTGCCGTGGATCAAACCCACGCAGCGCGGCTACAAAGACGAAGATTTGCCGACGGCGGACGAGAAACGCGCCTTGTATGAACTTGCACGCCAGATGTTGCTGGACGCGGGCTACCTTGAAATCGGCCTGGATCATTTCGCCTTGCCGCACGATGCCTTGAGCGTGGCGCAACGCGGCAACGGCTTGCATCGCAACTTTATGGGTTATACCGAGGCGCGCACGAACGTGCTGTTGGGCATGGGCGTCAGCGCCATTTCAGAGACGCCGACCTGCTTTCACCAAAACGAAAAGGCCTTTCCGGTTTACGAGCGGCGCTTGCAAGCGGGCGAGTTGCCGACGCTGCGCGGTCATTTGTTGAATGCTGAAGATCAGGCGCGGCGCGAACAGATTCTGCAATTCATGACGCAATTCAAAGTCGTACTGACTGAAGAGCAGGAAGCCGCCGCGCCGCAATTCCTGCAACCGCTTTTTGAAGATGGTTTGGTCGAGTTGCACGCGCGCGAATTGCGGCTGACCGAACGCGGGCGGCCTTTCCTGCGCAACGCGACGATGTTTTTTGACGAACGCTTGCGGCGGCGGCGACCCCAAACCCGCACCTGCTCGCAGGCGCTGTGA
- a CDS encoding sulfatase-like hydrolase/transferase has protein sequence MNVKGLVSSLLLVLSAAPVWAQTGARYNLISIVTDDQARWSIGAYGNRESRTPNMDRLAREGAKFLNAFVATPVCSPSRVAFMTGLYGTQVNITDWIAPNEDAAGLGLPASAMTWPEVLQRNGYRTALLGKWHLGSQAQFHPTKRGFDEFYGFLGGGNTPMNPTLEVNGKESKLSGSLPDLLTDEALRFVVANQARPFALSLHFRAPHTPYAPVPEVDSEPFKTLDPTIPDFKGLDVAQTKRFYREYYASIHSVDRNLGRLLDELDKLDLTRKTIVLFTSDHGYNIGQHGIHTKGNGYWMLGGGNGPTRPNMWDTSLAIPLLVRWPGVVTPGREVAEMVVNLDTFATVLGMLGLPMPNGVRQEGRDFAPLLRGQKVEWRNEIFGQYDLHNGGLAFMRMIRTSEWKLVRHHHANQLDELYDLKNDPGETRNLYGNANQRAVRDELQRQLTAWQQSISDPLLREKARLVIER, from the coding sequence ATGAACGTCAAAGGTCTGGTCAGCAGTCTGCTGCTGGTTTTGTCTGCCGCGCCGGTGTGGGCGCAAACGGGCGCGCGTTACAACTTGATTTCCATCGTGACCGACGATCAGGCGCGCTGGTCAATCGGCGCGTATGGCAACCGCGAGTCGCGCACGCCGAATATGGATCGGCTGGCGCGCGAGGGGGCCAAATTTCTGAATGCTTTTGTCGCCACGCCGGTCTGTTCGCCCAGCCGCGTCGCGTTCATGACCGGCTTGTATGGCACGCAGGTCAATATCACCGATTGGATTGCGCCGAATGAAGACGCCGCCGGGTTGGGTTTGCCCGCCTCGGCGATGACCTGGCCAGAGGTGCTGCAACGCAATGGTTATCGCACGGCGCTGCTGGGCAAATGGCATCTGGGATCGCAAGCGCAGTTTCATCCGACCAAACGCGGCTTCGATGAATTTTATGGTTTTTTGGGCGGCGGCAATACGCCCATGAATCCGACGCTGGAAGTGAATGGCAAGGAGAGCAAGCTGTCAGGCTCGTTGCCGGATTTGCTGACCGACGAAGCGCTGCGCTTTGTCGTGGCAAACCAGGCGCGGCCCTTCGCGTTGTCCTTGCATTTCCGCGCGCCGCATACGCCTTATGCGCCGGTGCCCGAAGTGGACAGCGAGCCGTTCAAGACGCTTGATCCGACCATTCCCGATTTCAAGGGCTTGGACGTGGCGCAAACCAAACGCTTTTACCGCGAGTATTACGCCAGCATTCATTCGGTAGACCGCAATCTGGGACGGTTGCTTGACGAGTTGGACAAGCTTGATCTGACGCGCAAGACCATCGTGCTGTTCACCAGCGACCACGGTTACAACATCGGCCAGCACGGCATTCACACCAAAGGCAACGGCTACTGGATGCTGGGCGGCGGCAATGGGCCGACCCGCCCGAATATGTGGGATACATCGCTGGCGATTCCGCTGCTCGTGCGCTGGCCGGGCGTGGTCACGCCGGGCCGCGAAGTTGCCGAAATGGTCGTCAACTTGGACACCTTTGCCACAGTGCTGGGAATGTTGGGGCTGCCCATGCCGAACGGCGTGCGGCAGGAAGGCCGCGATTTCGCGCCCCTTTTGCGCGGGCAGAAAGTCGAATGGCGCAATGAAATTTTTGGGCAATACGATCTGCACAACGGCGGCCTGGCGTTTATGCGCATGATCCGCACCAGCGAGTGGAAACTGGTGCGGCATCATCATGCCAACCAACTGGACGAGTTGTACGACTTGAAAAACGATCCGGGCGAGACGCGCAATCTTTACGGCAATGCGAACCAGCGCGCCGTGCGCGACGAATTGCAACGCCAGTTGACGGCTTGGCAGCAAAGCATCAGCGATCCGCTGTTGCGCGAGAAAGCGCGGTTGGTGATCGAACGTTAG
- the hemC gene encoding hydroxymethylbilane synthase codes for MSTVIRIAARRSVLARLQAALVGAALQQAQPDLTINYQFRASLGDQRPDEPLWQMPEKGVFTEDLRAELLAGRCDLVVHSWKDLPIEEHPQTCLAATLPRADQRDLLLVNAKRWERVRAHGSFAVLTSSPRRAQNLRDLLPAALPASIRHLEFKPVRGSIQTRVEKLFTEDAAGLIIAKAALDRLLETDVVEFAESRDELRAALGQCHWMVLPLRWNPTAPGQGALALEARRADTDLLARLQAINCAETYAAVERERAILRAHGGGCHQAIGASVLQRPYGEITFVRGLRQDGEPLQTAALRPARPYPPKVGAQALWPLRREQNHWFVREALPVSEPPGQPPLWIAKDSALPADWVVPPTQLIWVSGWETWRKLAARGIWVNGSAEGLGEQENPRIAALPGRAPAWLKLTHAESDTAGGMKTLATYRLLPDAAAPTWQQFEQVEYCYWSSGSAFQRALELYPALRNRVHFCGPGASPATLRAAGVEPHICLDHEHWLGALAG; via the coding sequence GTGAGCACGGTCATCAGGATCGCGGCGCGCCGCAGCGTCCTGGCGCGCTTGCAAGCCGCGCTCGTGGGCGCGGCCTTGCAACAAGCGCAGCCAGACCTGACGATCAACTATCAGTTTCGCGCTTCCCTCGGCGATCAGCGGCCTGACGAACCGTTGTGGCAAATGCCTGAAAAAGGTGTGTTCACCGAAGATTTGCGCGCCGAGTTGTTGGCCGGGCGCTGCGATCTGGTCGTGCATTCGTGGAAGGATTTGCCCATCGAAGAGCATCCGCAAACCTGCCTTGCCGCCACGTTGCCGCGCGCCGATCAACGCGATTTGTTGTTGGTGAACGCCAAACGTTGGGAACGTGTGCGCGCGCATGGCAGCTTCGCCGTGCTGACTTCGTCGCCGCGCCGCGCCCAGAATTTGCGCGACTTGCTGCCCGCCGCCTTGCCCGCCTCCATCCGGCACCTCGAATTCAAACCCGTGCGCGGCAGCATTCAGACGCGCGTGGAGAAGCTGTTCACCGAAGACGCCGCAGGCCTGATCATCGCCAAGGCCGCGCTTGATCGGTTGCTTGAAACAGATGTCGTCGAATTCGCCGAGTCACGTGACGAGTTGCGCGCGGCGCTCGGCCAATGTCATTGGATGGTCTTGCCGTTGCGCTGGAATCCGACGGCGCCGGGACAGGGCGCGCTCGCCCTCGAAGCCCGCCGCGCGGACACGGATTTGCTCGCCCGCTTACAGGCAATCAATTGCGCTGAAACTTACGCCGCCGTCGAGCGCGAACGCGCGATCTTGCGTGCCCACGGTGGCGGCTGCCATCAGGCCATTGGCGCGAGCGTACTGCAACGACCTTACGGCGAAATCACCTTTGTGCGCGGCTTGCGCCAGGACGGTGAACCGTTGCAAACCGCAGCGTTGCGACCCGCGCGACCTTATCCGCCCAAAGTTGGCGCACAGGCGTTGTGGCCGTTGCGCCGCGAACAAAATCATTGGTTTGTGCGTGAGGCTCTGCCCGTGAGCGAGCCGCCGGGGCAGCCGCCGTTGTGGATTGCCAAAGACAGTGCGCTGCCAGCGGATTGGGTTGTGCCACCAACGCAATTGATTTGGGTGAGTGGCTGGGAGACGTGGCGCAAATTGGCCGCGCGCGGCATCTGGGTCAACGGCAGCGCCGAGGGTTTGGGTGAGCAGGAAAACCCGCGCATTGCGGCGCTGCCTGGCCGTGCGCCCGCATGGTTGAAGCTCACCCACGCTGAAAGCGATACGGCGGGCGGGATGAAAACCTTGGCAACGTACCGCTTATTGCCAGACGCCGCCGCGCCGACTTGGCAGCAATTCGAGCAAGTCGAATACTGTTACTGGTCGAGCGGGTCGGCCTTTCAACGCGCGCTGGAACTCTATCCGGCCTTGCGCAACCGCGTGCATTTTTGCGGGCCGGGCGCTTCGCCAGCTACGCTACGCGCGGCAGGCGTGGAACCGCACATCTGTCTTGACCATGAGCATTGGCTGGGAGCATTGGCTGGCTGA